In the Silurus meridionalis isolate SWU-2019-XX chromosome 6, ASM1480568v1, whole genome shotgun sequence genome, one interval contains:
- the ncapg2 gene encoding condensin-2 complex subunit G2 produces the protein MSKRKEFLKSVHPDRVQDFLHFIELHKDASEPLDVCELVQELQVKQRVELWGKLLVLLRHTLHSYPSERWLSRLDHEPDDDDMEVEQSTELKHTMLVLEAVTVVCTVSVDVIQTGEAYTNLLDCALTLNSVESCLPVSEVPLQKAIHWLFECWWRRGLEGKEELGWTAFVACLENTVTLKKTLSELNRLYSLRDVLLSVEFESERGQCITNPLLQCFLSTSYIKREEGKRFLAFLFEWDVHFIKMIHETIKNQLQFLAKPVAEDVGEIYFRAWKKASSPFLEEMETSCIQDLMQHAVLLHQTSPVLPKVRQILAYFHKQKFRQGVDEMLHRLYMPVLWKALKAANAEVRANATLLFTEAFPIHDPGMNSERVDELVQKQLDTLFTLLEDVNPSVRSAAVLGACSVMSRCWELLPSSIITDLLKKLLELASDTSSPDCRCAVFMCMSMILDNPLSHPLMEKLLPALKLSLHDTSEKVRVAFVDLLLKIKAVRAAKFWKVCSMEHLLVRLERESACVSKRIVNLLFSSFLPVTQPETVWCERCVSMIQMNAGAARKFYRYAYMYTAPTNIVKLMLMIRKCLNACIQKTGENPDESVCSNKENNSVLEDVLSVKDTAVMASLLELVVILWQSVQKSLQLNQEALQYTTAKFASVLPEYLRVFQTERQKAALIRLASLLPSSMVPAFRSKVLAQLRRLDSGSPVSLYSQLIECVCSWGQVSQVLDLAVQWLSEAPPLNTVETSGSGSQRVQFIETGVEAKPELGLDYMEYMMLRRHTRDNVLSLSVDQITPLLTALAAWKAVLYSSLSEGEVSETVTETAFRAFGLHSRLTLHLQHIHPEGRNFLSTLEQSMDWVEKRVLPFLVAPGDSISEQQLSLSRRIVEMCLHVYRDTIQVALGDGDFSDHVLQFCSYVLLSEKGYLCVPVLLSLLTEVAQDSVSHDAEGQEEQLSVTLRIIANIFQKILEVMAHRLRRDKEEGQELCCSSGDALNNFLQVTQLVSERSEVTTGIFSSLCAAIIIDISRTLQKISNPEHLTTPESVRDLPPLSSTIMSAILKSSAVTRCFLSEMSSTVDSEAIDSVSGLAAIAHVLAIVRKTEKFSADLKGISVSVHRQILQHYGVTPPESAHRPIYETAVAALNDLLMP, from the exons ATGTCTAAGAGAAAGGAGTTTCTGAAGTCTGTCCATCCGGACCGAGTGCAGGATTTTCTGCATTTCATTGAACTACAT aaggaCGCGTCAGAGCCGCTGGATGTGTGTGAGTTGGTTCAGGAGCTGCAGGTGAAGCAGCGTGTGGAGCTGTGGGGGAAATTGTTGGTGTTATTGAGACACACACTGCACTCGTACCCCTCAGAGCGCTGGCTCAGCCGCCTCGACCACGAGCCTGACGACGACGACATGGAGGTGGAGCAGTCCACTGAGCTG aaacACACCATGTTGGTGCTGGAAGCTGTGACGGTGGTGTGTACGGTGAGTGTGGACGTGATTCAGACTGGAGAAGCTTACACCAATCTGCTGGACTGTGCTCTCACGCTCAACA gTGTCGAGAGTTGTCTTCCCGTGTCTGAGGTTCCTCTCCAGAAGGCCATCCATTGGCTGTTTGAGTGCTGGTGGAGGCGGGGCTTAGAGGGGAAGGAGGAACTCGGCTGGACTGCGTTTGTCGCTTGTTTGGAGAACACAGTTACACTCAAAAAAAcg ctgAGTGAGCTGAACCGTCTGTACTCCCTGCGTGATGTTCTGCTCAGTGTGGAGTTTGAATCTGAGAGGGGTCAGTGCATCACTAACCCCCTGCTGCAGTGCTTCCTGTCCACCAGCTACATCAAAcgagaggag GGGAAGCGTTTCCTGGCGTTCCTCTTCGAGTGGGACGTCCATTTCATCAAGATGATCCACGAGACCATAAAGAACCAGCTGCAGTTTCtggccaa GCCCGTAGCTGAAGACGTGGGTGAGATTTATTTCCGGGCGTGGAAGAAGGCCAGCAGTCCGTTCCTGGAGGAGATGGAGACGTCGTGTATCCAGGACCTGATGCAGCACGCCGTCCTACTGCACCAAACCTCACCTGTACTGCCCAAAGTGCGGCAG ATCCTGGCGTATTTCCACAAGCAGAAGTTCCGTCAGGGTGTGGACGAGATGCTGCACCGCCTCTACATGCCCGTGCTGTGGAAAGCGCTGAAG gcGGCGAACGCGGAGGTGCGAGCGAACGCCACCCTGCTGTTCACCGAGGCGTTTCCCATCCACGACCCCGGCATGAACAGTGAGAGAGTGGATGAGCTCGTGCAGAAACAACTCGATACGCTCTTC accctGCTGGAGGATGTGAACCCCTCAGTGCGCAGTGCAGCAGTGTTAGGAGCGTGTTCAGTCATGTCTCGCTGTTGGGAGCTGCTGCCCTCCTCCATCATCACTGACCTGCTGAAGAAACTTCTGGAGCTCGCATCAGATACCAGCAGCCCTGACTGCCGCTGCGCCGTCTtcatg tgcATGTCGATGATCCTGGATAACCCTCTGAGCCACCCCCTGATGGAGAAGCTGCTCCCGGCGCTAAAGCTAAGTCTCCACGACACCTCGGAGAAAGTGCGAGTGGCCTTCGTTGACCTGCTGCTCAAGATCAAAGCCGTTCGTGCagccaag ttctgGAAGGTGTGCTCCATGGAGCACCTGCTGGTGCGTTTGGAGCGTGAGTCGGCGTGCGTGTCGAAGCGGATCGTGAACCTGCTCTTCAGCTCGTTCTTGCCTGTAACACAGCCTGAGACCGTGTGGTGTGAGCGTTGCGTCTCCATGATCCAGATGAACGCTGGAGCTGCGCGCAAGTTCTACCGCTATGCCTACATGTACACCGCGCCAACCaacatag TGAAACTGATGCTGATGATCCGTAAATGTTTAAACGCCTGCATCCAGAAGACGGGAGAAAACCCAGACGAGTCCGTCTGCAGCAACAAGGAGAACAACTCG gtgctggAGGACGTGCTGTCTGTAAAGGACACGGCGGTCATGGCGAGTCTGTTGGAGTTGGTGGTTATCCTGTGGCAGAGCGTCCAGAAATCTCTGCAGCTCAACCAGGAGGCTCTGCAGTACACCACGGCCAAGTTCGCCTCCGTCCTGCCCGAGTACCTGCGCGTCTTTCAG actgagagacagaaag CTGCACTCATCCGCTTGGCATCTTTACTTCCGTCATCCATGGTCCCAGCTTTTCG AAGTAAAGTTTTAGCCCAGTTGAGGAGGCTGGACAGCGGCTCACCAGTGTCCCTCTACAGTCAGCTgatcgagtgtgtgtgtagttggggGCAGGTGAGCCAGGTGTTGGACCTGGCGGTGCAGTGGCTCAGCGAGGCCCCGCCCCTCAACACG GTGGAGACGAGCGGGAGTGGATCCCAGAGGGTGCAGTTCATAGAGACGGGGGTGGAGGCAAAACCAGAGTTGGGGCTGGATTACATGGAGTACATGATGCTGAGACGTCACACTCGGGACAACGTGTTGAGTCTGAGCGTGGATCAGATCACACCCCTGCTCACTGCCCTCGCTGCCTGGAAG gctgtaCTGTACTCCTCTCTGAGTGAGGGTGAGGTCAGCGAGACAGTCACCGAGACGGCGTTCCGAGCTTTTGGCTTACACAGTCGTCTCACCCTCCACCTTCAACACATA CACCCTGAGGGGCGGAACTTCCTGTCCACACTGGAGCAGTCCATGGACTGGGTGGAGAAGAGGGTCCTCCCGTTCCTGGTTGCCCCTGGCGACAGTATCTCGGAGCAGCAGCTGAGTCTGAGCAGGAGAATAGTGGAG ATGTGTCTGCATGTGTATAGGGACACCATACAGGTTGCTTTGGGAGACGGTGATTTCAGTGACCACGTGCTACAGTTTTGCTCCTACGTGTTGCTGTCTG AGAAAGGCTATCTGTGTGTCCCTGTCCTGCTGTCCTTGCTGACCGAGGTGGCTCAGGACAGCGTTTCCCATGATGCAGAGGGACAGGAGGAGCAGCTGTCCGTCACCCTGCGTATCATTGCCAACATCTTCCAGAAAATTCTGGAGGTCATGGCGCACCGACTACGCAGAGACAAAGAGGAGGGTCAAGAG ctgtgctGCTCCTCCGGGGACGCCCTGAACAACTTCCTGCAGGTGACTCAGTTGGTATCTGAAAGGTCAGAAGTGACGACTGGGATTTTCTCGTCTCTGTGCGCCGCCATCATCATCGACATCAGCAGAACTTtgcagaag attTCTAATCCTGAACATCTG